The proteins below are encoded in one region of Shewanella putrefaciens:
- a CDS encoding membrane fusion-like protein — protein MMAKYSACLFCLSASVATLVQAESLTISSLGNLDLSYVQPQKVASYEGSPLPAQVEILPGNDYWISTPENIQQISFLVGQGQLVTKGQAIVKLTGPEVFHYLTQVEAASSLYQLAKSRYERNKPLVNNGSISAEKWREISQDYFSTHLEYEHMQHFMEIVKSTDATTDSLVVGTPVAGIVKLNQVNGPYMAGSQLFSLVPSDSIRVKVSVPMSQSHSLSAVNINQCHIAIESVSAIAEGAFVTAWSSPVPQECNLLLGQQITVIPEYQKAVYLLPKNSVFSWEQDSQVFTKTADTLTSITIDILGSTPEQYIVESDQDLSQIQVLSQSVAAVKGIMLGLGGE, from the coding sequence ATGATGGCCAAGTACAGCGCATGCCTTTTCTGTCTATCCGCCAGTGTTGCCACCTTAGTGCAGGCTGAATCCTTAACCATTAGTTCCCTCGGTAATTTAGACCTGAGTTATGTGCAGCCGCAAAAAGTCGCCAGCTATGAGGGCAGTCCATTGCCCGCGCAGGTTGAAATCCTCCCAGGTAATGATTACTGGATCAGCACGCCGGAGAATATCCAACAGATCAGCTTCCTAGTCGGCCAAGGCCAGCTGGTTACTAAGGGCCAAGCGATAGTCAAACTGACAGGGCCAGAAGTGTTCCACTACCTCACCCAAGTCGAAGCCGCCAGCAGCTTATACCAACTGGCAAAGAGCCGTTATGAGCGCAATAAACCCTTAGTAAACAATGGCAGTATCAGCGCCGAAAAGTGGCGAGAGATCAGCCAAGACTACTTCAGCACTCACCTCGAATACGAGCACATGCAGCATTTTATGGAGATAGTCAAAAGCACAGATGCCACCACAGACTCCCTAGTGGTAGGCACGCCAGTGGCGGGGATCGTTAAACTCAATCAAGTGAATGGGCCTTATATGGCGGGTTCACAGCTATTCTCACTGGTGCCTAGCGACAGTATTCGCGTCAAGGTCAGCGTGCCTATGAGCCAGTCACATTCGCTCTCAGCGGTGAATATCAATCAGTGCCATATCGCCATCGAGTCCGTGTCGGCCATCGCCGAAGGTGCCTTTGTGACCGCTTGGTCATCACCCGTACCGCAGGAGTGTAACTTACTGTTAGGACAACAGATCACTGTGATACCCGAGTATCAAAAGGCGGTGTATTTATTGCCTAAAAATAGCGTATTCAGTTGGGAGCAAGACAGCCAAGTCTTCACTAAAACCGCCGACACGCTCACCTCGATTACGATCGATATTCTTGGCTCAACCCCCGAGCAATATATCGTTGAAAGCGATCAAGATCTCAGCCAAATCCAAGTGTTATCCCAGTCAGTTGCTGCAGTCAAAGGCATAATGCTTGGCTTAGGAGGCGAATAA
- a CDS encoding DUF3612 domain-containing protein produces the protein MRNDQSLMRKSHFLGTKIRNLRKRNNLTMEDLSARCIRVDAGSAPSVSYLSMIERGKRVPSAEMLAVIAAVFQKEVDWFLDDVPEESAITPDKGRRGGISGMALEPSFLFSNDILQIAIPEMLSQTGISGRQFAHLLIRAHQEHHQNHFPDLERAAEEVGLKRMPLSLEDMLDIAKGIGLKIKWIDSTPQEVIDERGISSHQLVTSFFEPPSTIYINKMLKNRPSRLKYDLAAHIGHCVLHNKDGLKSVMISGRKLEMDEEVTMQSNTLNAQDILHAWRDFESSFFAGALLCPKVPYRQLLDRHGYEIEVHKQLQVSASVAMRRMTVVSPYPHWHYFDAYAPGKLKAVYRGNGIPLPWGNMRLVEDPCQHWAVFRMISEPTVGTSAQISILNVGNEPRIYCCESIKVEDSAGNPHVLCAGIDLNPAIEAQGKDALSIAHDLKAACVSGGGSVTIPKHIKSDLVSVAKILNINWIERGIKNDARLICSRGAVCPRQPSCYQAGKSQCDGVE, from the coding sequence ATGCGCAATGACCAGAGCTTGATGAGAAAATCACACTTCCTCGGGACTAAAATACGTAACCTACGGAAACGTAACAATTTAACCATGGAAGATTTATCGGCACGTTGCATCCGCGTCGATGCGGGCAGTGCGCCCTCTGTGTCATATTTGTCGATGATCGAACGCGGAAAACGGGTGCCGAGTGCCGAGATGTTGGCGGTGATCGCCGCCGTGTTTCAGAAAGAGGTCGACTGGTTTTTAGATGATGTGCCCGAAGAAAGCGCCATCACGCCAGATAAGGGTCGCCGTGGTGGGATTAGCGGCATGGCACTCGAGCCCAGCTTTTTGTTTTCCAATGATATTTTGCAAATAGCGATACCGGAAATGTTATCGCAGACCGGGATCTCGGGTCGGCAATTTGCCCATTTGTTGATCCGCGCCCATCAGGAACACCATCAAAACCATTTTCCCGATCTTGAGCGCGCCGCCGAGGAGGTTGGGCTTAAACGTATGCCATTATCCCTCGAAGATATGCTGGATATCGCCAAGGGCATAGGCTTAAAAATCAAATGGATTGATAGCACGCCACAGGAAGTTATCGACGAGCGAGGCATCAGTTCGCACCAGTTAGTCACATCATTTTTCGAGCCGCCGAGCACGATTTACATCAATAAAATGCTTAAAAACCGCCCCAGCCGGCTTAAGTACGATCTCGCCGCCCATATCGGCCATTGTGTATTACACAACAAAGATGGGCTTAAGAGTGTGATGATCTCGGGCCGCAAACTGGAGATGGATGAAGAAGTGACCATGCAATCCAATACATTGAATGCACAGGATATTTTGCATGCGTGGCGTGATTTTGAATCGAGCTTTTTTGCCGGCGCCCTGTTGTGCCCTAAAGTGCCCTATCGGCAATTGCTCGACCGCCACGGTTATGAGATTGAAGTGCATAAGCAGCTGCAAGTGTCGGCCTCGGTCGCCATGCGGCGCATGACTGTGGTATCGCCTTATCCCCATTGGCATTATTTTGATGCCTACGCGCCAGGCAAACTCAAAGCGGTTTACCGTGGCAATGGTATTCCCCTGCCGTGGGGCAATATGCGGCTAGTCGAGGACCCATGCCAGCACTGGGCAGTATTTAGGATGATCAGCGAGCCAACGGTCGGCACTTCGGCGCAAATTTCAATTTTAAATGTGGGCAATGAGCCACGGATTTACTGCTGCGAGTCGATTAAGGTCGAAGACTCGGCGGGCAACCCCCATGTGCTCTGCGCTGGTATCGACTTAAACCCGGCAATTGAAGCCCAAGGTAAAGATGCGCTCTCTATCGCCCATGATTTAAAAGCCGCCTGCGTCTCTGGTGGCGGCTCTGTCACGATTCCTAAGCATATTAAAAGTGACTTAGTGAGTGTGGCTAAGATATTGAATATCAACTGGATTGAGCGTGGCATTAAAAACGATGCTCGGCTTATCTGCTCCCGCGGCGCAGTCTGCCCACGGCAACCCAGCTGTTATCAAGCGGGTAAATCCCAATGTGATGGGGTGGAGTAA
- a CDS encoding type I restriction endonuclease has product MDFIERINVLARRIPQIQNNLLTEEATKNALIMPFLDKVLGWDVYDPTEVIPEFTADTASKKGEKVDYALMKDGEVQILIECKKYGEKLTIKHASQLFRYFSVTNARLAILTNGAEYQIFTDSDAPNKMDEKPFLKFDLESIDEHIIPEVKKLAKSVFNIDSIVSSAGELKYLSQIKKIIAEQFKEPEEEFVRFFASRSYEGTLTPKVKQQFYDITHKALMQFLSDSINERLKTALSNDKAASEAQQQEVIVKTEDEKAKVVTTSEEIEGYNIIKAILRQKVDLSRVIARDTQSYFGILLDDNNRKPLCRLHFNAKQKYLGIIGPDKDETRHPIDKLDDIFNFSEQLLNTATFYE; this is encoded by the coding sequence ATGGATTTTATTGAACGTATAAATGTACTCGCAAGACGCATACCACAAATTCAAAATAACCTACTAACAGAAGAAGCCACTAAAAATGCGCTGATTATGCCGTTTTTAGACAAAGTCTTAGGCTGGGATGTATATGATCCAACAGAAGTAATACCAGAATTTACGGCTGATACGGCCAGTAAAAAAGGCGAGAAAGTTGATTACGCTCTAATGAAAGATGGTGAAGTACAAATACTGATAGAGTGTAAAAAATACGGTGAGAAGCTCACAATAAAACACGCATCCCAACTGTTTAGATACTTTTCTGTCACCAACGCCCGTCTAGCCATACTCACCAATGGGGCTGAATATCAAATATTTACTGATTCAGACGCCCCAAACAAAATGGATGAAAAACCATTTTTAAAATTTGATCTTGAAAGCATAGATGAGCACATTATTCCTGAAGTAAAAAAGCTTGCTAAATCAGTATTTAATATAGATTCAATAGTTAGTAGTGCTGGCGAGCTAAAATACTTAAGCCAAATAAAAAAAATTATTGCAGAACAATTTAAAGAACCTGAAGAAGAATTCGTAAGATTCTTTGCTTCACGTAGCTATGAAGGCACGCTAACCCCAAAAGTAAAGCAGCAGTTTTACGACATTACCCACAAAGCACTTATGCAATTCTTAAGTGATAGCATCAATGAGCGCTTAAAAACAGCATTAAGCAATGACAAAGCAGCGTCAGAAGCCCAGCAGCAAGAAGTCATTGTAAAAACCGAAGATGAAAAAGCAAAAGTTGTAACAACAAGCGAGGAAATAGAAGGTTACAACATAATAAAAGCAATACTTAGACAGAAAGTAGACTTAAGCCGAGTAATCGCAAGAGATACCCAAAGCTACTTTGGTATATTGCTCGATGACAATAACAGGAAGCCACTCTGCCGTTTACATTTCAATGCCAAACAAAAATACTTAGGTATCATAGGTCCGGATAAAGATGAAACACGACATCCAATTGATAAACTTGATGATATTTTCAATTTTAGTGAGCAATTACTAAATACAGCTACTTTTTACGAATAA
- a CDS encoding malate synthase → MNMSMIQSNQIQPNLNSLIAEEVLAVAQVNVAEHEKIAKAKQFLDRAFPLNSGSHQDVSSYVVYYQHLLAFFADGSHSGLRQPKQFVAFNGTKDSPSAIVLQDQGCHVELSFDRSGMIGARDLANLEDVQIEAPLSMETTEARSSASRHWLSLLHAGMSSANDTQDKQFTAKDGGDYSLKNIVNL, encoded by the coding sequence ATGAATATGTCAATGATCCAGAGCAACCAGATCCAACCGAATCTAAATAGCCTCATCGCAGAAGAAGTGCTCGCCGTGGCCCAAGTGAACGTCGCCGAGCACGAGAAAATCGCCAAGGCGAAACAGTTCCTCGACAGAGCCTTTCCACTTAACTCGGGTTCACATCAGGATGTGAGCAGTTATGTGGTTTACTATCAGCACCTGTTGGCCTTTTTCGCCGATGGTAGCCACAGTGGTTTACGTCAGCCAAAACAGTTTGTGGCCTTTAACGGCACCAAAGACTCCCCCAGCGCCATAGTGTTGCAGGATCAAGGTTGCCATGTAGAACTCAGTTTCGACCGCAGCGGTATGATAGGAGCAAGGGATCTGGCCAATCTGGAAGATGTCCAAATCGAAGCGCCATTATCGATGGAAACAACGGAAGCTCGTTCTAGCGCTTCTCGCCATTGGCTCAGTTTGCTGCATGCGGGTATGTCCAGTGCTAACGATACCCAAGATAAACAATTTACCGCCAAGGATGGTGGTGATTACAGCTTGAAAAATATAGTAAATTTATAA
- a CDS encoding helix-turn-helix transcriptional regulator, translating into MKDLVIIGLLALIMCFKLFDITSDMQLGIPQWHIAQEAVLLVLTAIGAMYLSYDLIRRSREVKALAKRLEHADKKIDNLSTQMRSARQEYSQAVSQQFETWGFTKSEQQVAFLLLKGLSFKEIAEVRQTKEKTVRQQASTIYGKAAVDGRHTFCAWFMEDFIQEHNQDLAANEAGSSHQAA; encoded by the coding sequence ATGAAGGATCTTGTCATTATTGGTCTGTTGGCCTTGATCATGTGCTTTAAGCTTTTCGACATCACTTCCGACATGCAATTGGGTATTCCCCAATGGCATATCGCGCAGGAAGCCGTACTGTTAGTGCTTACGGCTATTGGTGCTATGTACTTAAGTTATGACCTTATTCGCCGCTCCCGCGAGGTTAAAGCCTTGGCTAAACGGCTCGAGCATGCGGATAAAAAAATCGACAATCTGTCGACGCAGATGCGTTCTGCCAGACAAGAATACAGCCAAGCCGTGTCGCAGCAATTCGAGACTTGGGGCTTTACTAAGAGTGAGCAGCAAGTGGCATTTTTACTGCTTAAGGGCCTAAGTTTTAAAGAAATTGCCGAAGTGCGCCAGACTAAAGAAAAAACCGTCAGGCAGCAGGCCTCGACCATTTATGGTAAAGCGGCAGTCGATGGACGCCATACTTTTTGTGCTTGGTTTATGGAAGACTTTATTCAAGAGCATAATCAAGATCTTGCAGCGAACGAAGCGGGGTCAAGCCATCAGGCGGCCTAA
- a CDS encoding efflux RND transporter permease subunit, producing MLTSVIRFSLTQRLFVLIVALIIMLAGARAWFSIPLDAFPDISPTQVKIILKAPGMTPEEIEAQITVPIETELLGIPHQSILRSTTKYAISDITLDFDEGTDIYWARQQVSERIAAVWDSFPEGVTGGVAPMSTPLSEIFMFSLENPNLSLMERRQLLEWEIRPLLRTVAGVADVNILGGYAKSFSVTPKPAAMAAAGVSFAALQQAIVENNHNEGAGKLTIGTDTIIVRAEGRIDDIDELKQLVIKADDARVYRLQDLADIQIGHLARYGAVTKDGNETAEALIIALKDANTAQVVKNIKEKLDQISLTLPEGSQINTFYDRANLINTAIETISNALFEAVVLVIILLALFLGNVRAALVVSLSLPLAALMTFLMMDYFNLSANLMSLGGLVIAIGMLVDSSVVVVENMVNLIATKQRLPRLHLIFRATKDVAIPVVSGTVIVMIVFSPLLTLSGLEGKLFTPVAVTIVFAMLSALVLSLTVIPVIASYLVNEKAAKEPKAIEKLKQLYLASLKGTFSHQKRFMVIAFSLLIVSLGLFGLVGKTFMPTLDEGDIILQLEKSPSISLEASIAIDKQIQQTLLAKVPEIKQMVARTGADEIGLDPMGLNETDVFLELLPRSEWRFANKEALIDAIRTVLLDYPGVNFNFTQPIQMRVSEMLTGSIGDVAIKVFGNDIDTLGQLTSQIQQLVNATSGSVDVKMAMIEGSPFINLTLDNELARGFGMSTLEFARYLKSQLEGVIVTEVLQGKKRTPVLMANNQSQLSSINELKNQLLVMPDHSLKRLSDVATLSYKQGPILIEREQGNRFSVITTNVQGRDIVSFVEELNAKIAKEIKLPSGYSVSFGGEFENQQRATSNLLLVIPIAIALITLILFTTFGSLAKAGLILANVPFAMMGGIVSLYLSGEYLSVPASVGFIALLGVAVLNGVVMVSYYEQTKHMFSNLRERVEQGAARRLRPILMTATTAMFGLIPLVFASGPGAEIQKPLAIVVIGGLLTSTITTLYLLPILYFWLEKRK from the coding sequence ATGTTGACCTCAGTCATCCGCTTTTCGCTTACGCAGCGCTTATTTGTGCTGATTGTGGCGCTGATCATCATGTTAGCGGGAGCACGAGCCTGGTTTTCCATTCCCTTGGATGCCTTTCCCGATATTTCGCCCACCCAAGTGAAGATCATCCTCAAGGCGCCCGGCATGACGCCGGAGGAAATTGAAGCACAAATAACCGTGCCGATTGAAACTGAATTGTTAGGCATTCCCCATCAATCGATTCTGCGCTCGACCACTAAATACGCCATCAGCGATATCACCCTAGATTTCGACGAAGGCACAGATATCTATTGGGCGCGCCAGCAGGTGAGCGAGCGCATCGCCGCCGTGTGGGACAGTTTCCCTGAAGGTGTAACCGGTGGCGTGGCGCCTATGAGTACCCCACTCAGTGAAATCTTTATGTTTTCACTCGAAAATCCCAATCTATCGCTAATGGAAAGGCGTCAATTACTCGAATGGGAAATCCGCCCACTGTTACGCACCGTTGCGGGTGTCGCCGATGTGAATATCCTCGGAGGCTATGCTAAAAGCTTTAGTGTGACCCCTAAACCTGCAGCCATGGCGGCCGCGGGTGTGAGCTTTGCGGCGCTGCAACAGGCGATAGTGGAGAATAATCACAACGAAGGCGCGGGCAAGCTCACTATTGGTACAGATACCATCATAGTGCGCGCCGAAGGTCGCATCGATGATATCGACGAGCTCAAACAATTAGTGATCAAGGCCGATGATGCCAGAGTGTATCGACTGCAGGATTTGGCCGATATTCAAATTGGCCACTTAGCCCGCTATGGCGCAGTCACTAAAGACGGCAATGAAACCGCCGAAGCCTTAATCATCGCCCTAAAAGACGCCAATACCGCACAAGTAGTCAAAAACATTAAAGAAAAACTCGATCAAATCAGCCTAACCTTGCCAGAAGGGAGCCAGATAAACACCTTTTATGACCGCGCGAATCTGATCAATACCGCGATTGAGACCATCTCCAATGCCTTATTCGAAGCCGTAGTGTTGGTGATCATCTTGCTGGCGCTATTTTTAGGTAACGTGCGCGCCGCATTGGTCGTGTCACTCTCGCTGCCTCTTGCCGCGTTGATGACGTTTTTGATGATGGATTACTTCAATCTTTCTGCGAACTTAATGAGCCTAGGCGGACTGGTTATTGCCATCGGCATGTTAGTGGATTCATCTGTGGTCGTGGTCGAAAACATGGTGAATCTCATCGCTACTAAGCAGAGATTACCGCGGCTGCATTTGATTTTTCGCGCAACCAAGGACGTTGCCATTCCCGTGGTATCGGGCACAGTGATCGTCATGATAGTGTTCTCGCCTCTGCTGACCTTGAGCGGGCTCGAAGGCAAACTCTTCACTCCGGTTGCGGTCACTATCGTGTTTGCCATGCTGTCGGCGCTGGTGTTGTCCTTAACTGTTATTCCGGTTATCGCCTCTTACCTCGTCAACGAAAAAGCCGCCAAGGAACCTAAGGCGATTGAAAAGCTTAAACAGCTTTATCTGGCCAGCCTCAAGGGCACGTTTAGCCATCAAAAACGCTTTATGGTGATCGCCTTTAGCTTGCTTATCGTCAGCTTAGGCTTGTTCGGGTTAGTGGGAAAAACCTTTATGCCGACCTTAGATGAGGGCGACATTATCCTGCAGTTGGAGAAATCCCCATCGATTTCACTCGAAGCTTCGATTGCCATCGACAAGCAAATTCAGCAAACCTTGCTGGCTAAAGTTCCTGAAATCAAACAAATGGTGGCGCGTACTGGCGCGGATGAAATCGGCTTAGATCCCATGGGGCTCAATGAAACCGATGTGTTCTTAGAACTTCTGCCCCGCAGCGAATGGCGCTTTGCCAATAAAGAAGCGCTTATCGATGCGATCCGCACTGTGTTATTGGACTATCCCGGCGTTAATTTTAACTTTACTCAACCGATACAAATGCGTGTGTCCGAAATGCTCACCGGCAGCATTGGCGACGTGGCGATTAAGGTCTTTGGTAATGATATCGACACCTTAGGCCAGCTCACGAGCCAAATCCAACAGCTGGTTAATGCCACCAGCGGCAGCGTCGATGTGAAAATGGCGATGATCGAAGGCAGTCCTTTTATCAACCTCACCTTAGATAACGAGCTTGCCCGTGGCTTTGGCATGAGCACCTTGGAGTTTGCCCGCTATCTGAAAAGCCAACTCGAAGGCGTGATAGTGACCGAAGTGCTGCAGGGTAAGAAGCGCACGCCCGTGCTGATGGCGAATAATCAGAGCCAATTAAGCAGCATTAATGAGCTTAAAAATCAGTTACTGGTGATGCCTGATCACTCCTTAAAACGCCTGAGTGATGTCGCCACCTTAAGTTATAAACAAGGCCCCATCCTTATCGAGCGTGAGCAAGGTAATCGCTTTTCAGTGATCACCACCAACGTGCAGGGTCGCGATATTGTGAGTTTTGTAGAAGAGCTCAACGCTAAAATCGCAAAGGAAATCAAACTCCCGAGCGGTTATAGCGTGAGTTTTGGTGGCGAGTTTGAAAACCAGCAACGGGCCACCAGCAATCTCCTATTAGTGATCCCCATTGCTATCGCACTGATCACTTTGATTTTATTTACCACATTTGGCTCACTTGCCAAAGCGGGCTTAATCCTTGCCAACGTCCCCTTCGCTATGATGGGCGGCATAGTTAGCCTGTATTTATCGGGGGAATATTTATCTGTACCCGCCTCGGTTGGCTTTATCGCCCTGCTCGGTGTCGCTGTGCTCAATGGCGTGGTGATGGTCAGCTATTACGAACAAACCAAGCACATGTTTAGCAACCTGCGCGAACGGGTGGAACAAGGTGCAGCGCGGCGTTTGCGGCCCATTTTGATGACGGCGACAACGGCCATGTTTGGCCTAATACCGCTAGTGTTTGCCTCGGGTCCTGGGGCTGAAATTCAAAAACCCTTAGCGATTGTGGTGATTGGCGGCCTGCTCACTTCAACCATTACCACACTGTATTTACTGCCAATTCTGTATTTTTGGCTGGAGAAACGTAAATGA
- a CDS encoding YeiH family protein: MNSSSTLTQQNKRQRIIFICAGLLCLAPFISSPMALVLGFTLASLGWVPTQWNIAALTKKLLSYSIIGLGFGINLNAAIEASSNNFGLIVGSIFFTLALGFVLTRALKFDPVTGHLIASGTAICGGSAIAAVAPAINARNDQTATALACVFVLNSVALFLFPALGHLLNMSQYDFGVWSAIAIHDTSSVVGAASAYGDEALKTATTIKLARALWIIPIALVSAMLFGGDKRKLNLPYFIGFYCLAIAVAHWLPQFNAVYDILFTVSKRALVLCLFLIGAGITVQKMRASGPKPLLLGVMLWAAIGIMSLVYILYFQ, from the coding sequence ATGAATTCTTCGTCGACATTGACCCAACAGAATAAACGTCAGCGTATTATTTTCATTTGTGCGGGCCTGTTATGCCTCGCGCCTTTTATCTCGTCCCCCATGGCGTTAGTGCTGGGCTTCACCTTAGCCAGTCTTGGCTGGGTGCCAACCCAATGGAATATTGCCGCACTCACCAAAAAACTCCTGTCTTATTCGATCATTGGCTTAGGGTTTGGGATTAATTTAAATGCGGCGATCGAGGCGAGCAGTAACAACTTTGGCCTAATTGTCGGCTCCATTTTTTTTACCTTAGCCCTAGGCTTTGTACTCACCCGCGCACTGAAATTTGATCCAGTCACGGGTCACTTGATTGCCTCCGGTACCGCTATTTGCGGTGGCAGCGCCATTGCCGCAGTGGCGCCAGCCATCAATGCCCGCAACGATCAAACCGCCACGGCATTGGCCTGCGTATTTGTGCTCAATTCAGTCGCGCTATTTTTATTCCCAGCACTCGGCCACTTGCTCAATATGAGCCAATACGATTTTGGCGTGTGGAGTGCTATCGCCATTCACGATACTTCATCAGTTGTTGGCGCGGCTTCGGCCTACGGCGATGAAGCCTTAAAAACCGCAACCACCATTAAACTCGCCCGTGCCCTGTGGATCATCCCGATTGCATTGGTCAGCGCTATGCTGTTTGGTGGCGATAAGCGCAAACTTAACCTACCGTATTTTATCGGTTTTTACTGTTTAGCCATTGCGGTGGCCCATTGGTTGCCACAATTTAATGCCGTGTATGACATCCTATTTACTGTGTCAAAACGTGCCTTAGTGCTGTGTTTGTTTTTGATTGGTGCGGGAATTACAGTGCAGAAAATGCGGGCGAGTGGCCCCAAACCGCTGTTGCTTGGGGTGATGCTGTGGGCAGCAATCGGAATAATGTCTCTAGTGTATATTTTGTATTTTCAATAA
- a CDS encoding metal transporter, which produces MSVSTSCIKLCLLASLVSSSFLCLAANSEPSANFELSQALSTSQARLDSLSQSGGQLPPSQINLSSSSWLNGLPSISLSHLGSLDNGNSYEQELSLNLPIKSPALHSSDKQIKQLTQGIQVQQAALQGLYLSGLLRQSLWEHRLAAVKLAQLDRKSQLLDKLHSQQKQLTDAGELPIANILLLERELVDIALERVDLNQQLAEALALYQQLTGQEQIPQNIAETARPLSTGTQNNDMLAQHPLWQLLSLQKQQQLLIIQSQQAGNNDPWTVSLTTKNTADNQVDDQQLGIAVSVPLTLGSALSQTELSQWQQANAEHTLNLDRTYIELKTQLKKLEQQQQNLLDQQTLLTQALHLSRTITEELAKVKDQNQVSYEVWLRRYMDALDTESRLALNQVAQQQLHSQQLQAVGISL; this is translated from the coding sequence ATGTCTGTCAGTACGTCTTGTATCAAGTTATGTCTGTTGGCAAGCTTAGTCAGCAGCAGTTTCCTGTGTCTCGCCGCGAATTCCGAACCTTCTGCTAATTTCGAGCTATCTCAAGCACTCTCCACCAGCCAAGCTAGATTAGATTCTTTATCTCAATCGGGCGGTCAGTTACCGCCATCGCAAATAAATTTAAGCAGTTCATCTTGGCTCAATGGTCTACCGAGCATTAGCCTGAGCCACTTAGGTAGCCTAGATAATGGTAACAGCTACGAGCAGGAACTCTCACTCAATTTGCCAATAAAATCCCCTGCTTTGCACAGTAGCGATAAACAAATTAAACAACTCACCCAAGGCATTCAGGTACAACAAGCCGCGCTGCAGGGCCTGTATTTATCGGGATTATTGCGCCAAAGCCTGTGGGAACATCGCCTCGCCGCCGTAAAACTGGCCCAGTTAGATCGCAAGAGCCAATTACTCGACAAACTCCATAGTCAGCAAAAGCAACTCACGGATGCGGGCGAACTGCCGATTGCCAACATACTCCTGTTAGAACGCGAACTGGTGGATATTGCACTGGAGCGGGTCGACCTTAACCAGCAACTGGCCGAGGCGCTTGCCCTCTACCAGCAACTTACCGGGCAAGAGCAAATACCGCAGAACATAGCCGAAACTGCGAGGCCACTTTCTACGGGCACTCAAAACAATGACATGCTAGCGCAGCATCCGTTGTGGCAACTGTTAAGCCTGCAAAAGCAGCAACAGCTGTTGATCATCCAAAGCCAGCAAGCGGGGAATAACGATCCTTGGACTGTCTCACTCACGACCAAAAATACCGCCGATAATCAAGTCGATGATCAACAGCTTGGCATCGCCGTTTCTGTGCCACTGACCTTAGGTTCAGCCCTATCGCAAACCGAATTATCCCAATGGCAACAAGCCAATGCCGAGCACACGCTCAACCTCGACCGTACCTATATCGAGCTAAAAACTCAGCTTAAAAAGCTAGAGCAACAGCAACAAAATCTGCTCGACCAACAGACATTGCTAACCCAAGCTCTGCACCTTAGCCGCACCATCACAGAGGAGTTGGCTAAGGTTAAAGACCAAAACCAAGTTAGCTACGAAGTCTGGCTGCGCCGCTATATGGATGCCCTCGATACCGAATCCCGCTTGGCACTGAACCAAGTCGCGCAGCAACAACTGCACTCCCAACAACTGCAAGCCGTAGGAATTTCATTATGA